TCAATGTTCACTGCATGAAATTTACATGCTCAAGTGATTCTACAATGAATATTTCCAATTCTAAGAAACCATCATAGAATATATCTCCATGTGCATGCCACATGCACAACAGACTGTTATGGCAGTACACAGTCTGTGAAAGACTTCATTCAAGGCCCCCTCACAGTGTCAGATTCATTCATCTTGATGGTCATCTTGTTGACAGCATCTGATGCCTTATTGATCATTTTGAGGAAGCCAGCTCCACTGAGCGCCTGTGTGTTCACTGCCCTCGGTAgctgaaaatacacacatggcACGAAAGTTAGCAACTGAGTTACTGTGCAATATGTCATTTTCAAGAATCAACAACCTAAAACGTAGCtatgttgatttttttcccccaatctctaaaaaagagagaagcaaaGCAAAGTTCCAAAGCAAGAAGTCTAGATGAAGTCATTATCCAATTTATTGATGCAAGAAATAGTTTTATCTCCTAAATTACTCACATCTTCTCTCTCCAAGAACTCACGAACATCAGGATCTTGTATTAACAAAGGATGAGACACCACTCTCTGAAGATATctacaaaaatgaacaaaaaaaaaccacttgcaatatgcaaacataaacatagGCATGGTTAGCAATAGAGAGgaatactgtatatttgcaaAGAAAGCTGACATATGAGGAATATTACTTATCATCTTATTAGTAATGATTAACGTGATAACATGGAACATGTATGGGTCCTTACCTTTCCAGAGctgctcttcttctctccaCAAACTCTACTGATGATGGGTCATCCATTCCCACCTTCACTTTAGTCATTCCTGTTGGTTTAAAGTAATTCCTGTTGGCTCACTAAAGGGACACAAAAATGgcaatacaaatacaaaaaaaaaaacgggcaCTCACCTACAACACTTTTCTCTGGTGGTGGGGGAAGGATGCAGCCCTGGAGTGACTGTTTTACAGACAGCTTCTCATAAAGACCCAGGAAATCACTAAAACGCCTCTTGACAGAAAAGGTCTTACTCTTGAACATGGGCAATGAAGTCTGATGGCAGACAGGGACAGTACATGAGAAAGGCACAGAACTCAGGAAACTAAATACTTAGAATCATTAGTGATTTTTCAACAATCTTAGGAggtaaaagttaaaagtttGTCTACAGACCCTGGTGGATACTTTGTATGCCATATATGCATTCATGCCATCTCCTAAGAGGACAGAAACATTGGAGATACACTGACATTAGGTTTGAGTCTAAACTGTATGTTATTAATTTAAAGAATTTTGGTTGCTAAATGAGCTAGAACAATTTAAGTTAACCATCCTTTGATAAATCACCCAGCTACTTACAGATAGATGAACAAAGCTTGAACAAACACTGTATAAAAAAACAGAGACTCACCAACTTTCTCAGGGTTGGTGACAGCAACATCCACATCAAAATTATCCTtggcctcttcctcctccaacTTTAAGTGAGAAGAAGACAGTGATacttctgtaaacacagctcaaaGTGTCTGAACATTTGGCTGTAGCAGCAAAAACACTTAGGAGTTTACAGAGTGTGCATTGTGAATGCATGCATGCAACCAATTGTCTCCAGGCTCGTAGGGAGCTCTGCTCAGCTAAAGCCTGTACCTGTTCCAAGGAGGTGGGCTGAATGGCTGCAAGACTCTGAGTGAACGTGGAAGCAGGACGAGGGccagaggaggtggagagctCCTTCCTATCAGAGCTGCCAGGCTTGTCTGTGCTCAGCTCCACATGTGCCTCTGAGGAAAAAATACTTTTGATTAATGTATGCCATTCTTCATCCCAAAACACAGGATCACACACACTATTTCATACAAAAACACCACACCTGATGTTTCCATACCAGAGCTTTGGTGCTTTGGCAATTACTCTTAAAGCTACAGTCTAAATGTATATGGATATGGCATTTTGGCATTACAACTTGAATACTGAGAAATTATGGATATGAGACttacatatacatatagagatttattttcacacagtCCCATTTCACGAACCTCATGTTTGCcttttttattctgctgtaaAACTGAATGAGACTGATATTTCTCCATTATATCTGTTTTAAACAGCTGCACGATATCAGACTTGGTAATAGACGGAGCTGAGTATTCAACCTGAGTGTTTCTGGGTATGGACCATATGTAGAGAATCAAAAAGAGTGAGGTCCTGATTGTTCAGTTATTCTAACATATGATCAGTCacttcttcttttatttcagcAATGTTTTGTACAGGTTCTAGTATTAGCTTAATTATAACTGGAACTTATAGCATGGAAATAGGGACGTGAGGGAAATCAAACAgttgctgcatgttttcattagaGCTGAGCTGAGGTACAACAATAACGTATCAGTGTGTACTTTTTTACAGTATagacacacatttaaagaaTAGTAAAATGAGCTCAGTACAAGGAGAGATATCCTGACTGCCTCAAGTATGACGTCTAGCTGAAAAAACAACTGGAGTtatacatttcccataatgtcCTAAGGCAAAATGACTACAAAGTGACACAACACAGCGTCCACAAAGAAGCAAAATGACtccaaagagacacaaaacgaCCACAACGAAACACGTTTGGACGTCTTGCTCTGATATAGAGGTGTGGGGGGTCCTTTTAAATGTCTATGTCCAGGAGCATATTGTCTCAAAACCATGCAATGGCTGTTAAACACTTGGAATTACATACAGTGAATATTCATTTAACTTTTAATAATGTGCAGGTACATTTTTGCAAAGAGTCTTTGCTTTAAACTTATGTGATGacacttttttactttttggaaTATCAGCTCTATTCTCTTTAAGTCCACCCTTCATGACCAGGAAGCTGAGCATCCACCCTCAACAGAGTGATCTGAACATCATGTGTAAAATCAGTGATCACACATCATCTCACATTATCCAGAATTTGTTCTGGGGCCTGTAAACActgcaaaactaaaactaagcGAGCAAACACGGACAGAAATTGTTAGTAGAAAATGTCTCCTAACCAGCAAACAGGTCGTTGTCATCGTCAGAGTGGACTCCGTTGGACTTGGCGGTTGTGTTGCTGACCTCGTCCTCACCGAACAGATCTGGAGGCTCTTCGTTGACACGGCCCGGCTGAGAAACCCCTTGACTCGCAGCCACAGGGTTACTCTGTAGACAGGCCAGACAAGTTTTTAATGAATGGACACagaagagatgagaggagaCGAGTAGTTACAGCTGTCCTGTCTCACCACTGTAATATcttacagacacagacagaagtgGAAAGAATCTTGagtatcaatcaatcaatcaatcaatcaatgacCCATGGACCTAAACAGCACAAGCGAGTATctcaaagtgcttcacagaGATGGATGCAGTGGATGTGAGTGGTTGTGTGTCAGCTCCGTGCCAGACTGGAGACGCGTCCTGGGTGAACTGTCCATCAGTGGTAAACGCGGCACAGATCACACATGGACGGATGTATCGCTGCTTTTACTGAAACACCGGTAAAGAACGAGAATAAGGCGATGGCTGAGGGGGGATCACTGCAAACTAACTTCAGTTAACTCCTGGGATTAATTATTATTGATTGTGTATTAATACGTCGGGGCCTGTCTGATACCATGAACGCGGGTCAGATCAGATAAAGGGGCTGCCTTCCTGGCTCTGTGGCCGTGCAGCCATAATCCCCACGTTACGAACACGAACGACATACGTGACACACGAAGATGTCCTCTCCCTCGTCGCTGTCCGCATCTGCCATGTCCGTCAGTCCGGCTTctgcctcctctgctgcagGGAAAGGCGGCGGGGTCCGATCAGAGCTGCTCGCCATGTTCCGTGTTGTGACGACGACGTAGACGGAAGTGGAGGACGTGAGGGTGATGAGAGAAAGCGGCTGCAGCGACACCTGGTGGCCACAGAGCGACACGACCGCTGGTGGCCAAACTTCTATGTTCAGGAGGATTAAGAGACAGCGATGacatttttattgaaattaCTTTCAGCAGTGACAGGTAACGTGGGAAATGTCAGGTCAGCCGTAAATATTTATTACACTATTTTAAATCCATACAAGCCGCCTGTAAAATTGAAGTGCGCCCATATACCATCATTTAAGTTAAAGGTTTGGAAACGACCAAGAGACAGCAGAGGCTTTTTCACATCGTCTTATTTACTATATTATAAAAGTTACATGGAGAGAGACAGTTATCACATCGCAGGGCAGAGCTAAACCACGTGACTAGgtttggttttcaaaataagataccTGAGCAGAATACATtataatgaagaaaaatgagCGACACAAacttaaaaatcaaacatttttactgtatatttttttttgtggtgtagAATTTGGAGGTGGTTTGTATGAAGATATTTTCTTATGCTAGGCTTGAACTCAGAAATcaagaataaaatcaaaactgtgttttattggtCAGATTCCAGTACAACCCAAAGAttaaaagagagaggaaaaacatatatttaattGCGCCACTAATTAAAGCGTAAACATTATTGACCTGAAACaattttgctttcatttaaatgatCTTACCTTTATTTATAGATGGGGCCAGTTTCCCTGCAACTTACCAATTTACCTGAAGTGACTTTGCTCATATTTCACCTGAATTATTTATCATCCTATCTTATCCTTGACAGCTTATAGAAAAGCTCCAAAGAGGCAGTCTGCTCCCAGTGTAGTGAGGTGATGTCATCTCATAATTACATGGCACCTGAGGTGACTGGTGAACAGGGCACCCTGATTATTAGgctgataaaaaagaaaaaacagtagCCAGCAGAGAAGACAAAGTCTCCTCCTTATTCTGTATAAACAAAAACCAAGTGTATCAGAATAATCAAAGACACATTTTGTTGACTTTGTACTGATACattgcctttttaaaattttgtaaCTACATATGTGGCACCAATTGAAATGTCAGGGTTTATTCGTGTGTTGTTGTTTAACAGCCTAGCATGCTTAAAAATGAATGTCAACCAACAGCAAATGCTGAGTGAGTCAGTTCCATCAGTtctgtgtaaacaaaaaaaaaataaaaataaaaatctggcAGGAGTATAAGAGTACCTATGCTACAGATCTGATGAACCGATTTATGGTTCACAAAACATCAgttttatacaaaaatatttaattaaaaaaaggttGGTCAGTTAATCTGAAGGTAGTGTAGGTGGAATGTCACCAGAAGCTATAAGTATGAAATGGATTTAATTTTTAACTGTACAAATAATCACAAATTAATTGAATAGGTTTTTATCTGAAATACAACACCTGTGCACATGAGAGGCTTTAATCTTTTGTGAGGGTGAAAATCTCTAAATGACAGCTGTGTTATGATCAGGTTTCAGTAGAGTGTTTTAAATCTGAATAGCTTGATTACTGAATTGTCTCAGTGAATTTTTCTGTTTAATCTGCAAAACAGCTAAAATTTGAAAAGTGGAAATAAATTGCTAGTTTAGTTCAACCAACACCTCAAACTGTTCCATTTTTCAGTATAGATTACTAAGAAAACCAGCAAATACTGACACGTTAGCAGTTGGACCTGGTAGTTTTTTGGGCACTTTTCTTCAAAAACTACTGAAATCTTCAAATTAAGAAATTCAGCTCTACTTGACTTTCCAGTACTCACAGGACTTACTGCACAGCAGGACTGTATTTTACTGA
The Mastacembelus armatus chromosome 3, fMasArm1.2, whole genome shotgun sequence DNA segment above includes these coding regions:
- the LOC113138179 gene encoding sorting nexin-1-like; the encoded protein is MASSSDRTPPPFPAAEEAEAGLTDMADADSDEGEDIFVCHSNPVAASQGVSQPGRVNEEPPDLFGEDEVSNTTAKSNGVHSDDDNDLFAEAHVELSTDKPGSSDRKELSTSSGPRPASTFTQSLAAIQPTSLEQLEEEEAKDNFDVDVAVTNPEKVGDGMNAYMAYKVSTRTSLPMFKSKTFSVKRRFSDFLGLYEKLSVKQSLQGCILPPPPEKSVVGMTKVKVGMDDPSSVEFVERRRAALERYLQRVVSHPLLIQDPDVREFLEREDLPRAVNTQALSGAGFLKMINKASDAVNKMTIKMNESDTWFEDKFQEVENEEQQLRKLHAMVDSLVSHRKELCGNTAVFAKSMAMLGNSEDNTALSRALSQLAEVEDKMEQLHQEQAASDFFIFAELLADYIRLLGAVRGCFDQRMRAWQRWQDSQSTLQKKREAEAKLLWANKPDKLQQAKEEITEWEARVTQYERDFDRTGMTVRKEVLRFEKEKAKDFKSQIIKYLESMLQSQQRLIKFWEAFLPEAKAIA